From the Thermococcus sp. genome, the window TTTTGCTAATAATAGCATCGAGGAGGACCTAACTTGATAATTGAAATTGAAATTGAAACAGATGGGCTGGGCTTCAGCTACGACTCAAGAACCCCCGCCCTAGAGGATGTTACCTTTGAAGTCACGGCCAGGAGAATCGGCATCGTCGGTCAGAACGGGAGTGGAAAAACGACCCTCCTCTCGATCTTTATGGGGTTCTTAAAACCGGACAAAGGAGAGGTCATGATCAACGGACTCGTGCCCTTTAAAGAGAGGGACAAGTTGCTGAAAATGTTTGCCCCAGCCTTTGAAAAGGGCCACCTTCCCTACGGCATGAAGGTGCGGGAGCTCGTAACACTAATCGGTGAGATAGTGGGGGACGAGAAGGATGTTGAGGATTTGGCTGGAGAACTCGGTCTTCTAAGTTTTAAGGACAAAAAGGTTTACGAGCTTTCCTCTGGCCAGGGGCAACTCCTTTGGATTTTCAATGCCCTCGCAGACAGAAACAGGGTACCTGTACTGGATGAACCTTTTGTTCATCTCGATATACACGCTTACAAGCGAGTTGCCAGGGTTCTAAAGGAACGCTTTGACAGTTACATACTTACGTCCCATATACCTGAGGACGTTGAGCTCTTGACCGAGTCGGTAATCGTACTTGAGGATGGCAGGGTCTGGTGGCATGGCAGCCTGCCGGAAGTTGAATCAACGTACGAGGTCTTTGTTCCTGCGGGTGCAAAAGTTGGGCTTCCAAAGGTTCTGGCGGATTTCGGCAACGTCGTTGTCTGCGAATGTCCCGAAGAGCTCCTTGAATCTTTGATGAGGGATGGTTCTATACTGGGCTACAAACGTGCGGGGGTGCGTTTGCTCTATGCTAAGATACGTAGTTAGGATGTACCTCAAGGAGATATTTACAGGCTCCACGTACTGGATAATTCTTGGAGTCCTTCTATGGTCGGAGTACTTTGCGGCCAGCCAATTTAAAGGAGAACTGGCTCTCGTTGAAATGCTACAGTTCATTGCGATTCCAGTTTACATCTTCCTCGTTTCGACGGTGTTCTTCACCGAGGACAAGGTTCTGACTTTTGAGCTCGTCATGTTCCGGGACTGGTCTACAGTGGCCGTTGGGAGGTTGCTGTCCCTCTTCCTCTCCCTCACGCCCTTCACAGTAGCCACCGTTCTCATAGTGGGGCACTACCATGCGGGCACTTTCATGGTCCCTATCTCCGTCGCTGTCCTCCTTTACAGCACAACGATAATCCTCTCAACCGTCATAGGGGGCGGCAGCAAGCTCTACGTCCTCTCGATGGGACTGCTCTTTATGCTCCCGTTCTCGTCGCTGGTTTTGATACAGAATCAGGCAAGCCTTGGAAACCCAGTACATGGCGCCATGGGGTACCTCACTTATCTTTTCGCCCCGGTTTACGGTTCCTACGCCGTTTCCTCAAGAATCCTGCTGGTTGATTCAAACCTGGCCAACTGGATTGTTTTTGGTCTCTCGGTGTTTCTGGGGATAGGCTATCCTTTCATCTTTAAAAGAAGAGAGGTGCATCCAGGTAATTAGTAACCTCCGATCAAAACCA encodes:
- a CDS encoding ABC transporter ATP-binding protein, which gives rise to MIIEIEIETDGLGFSYDSRTPALEDVTFEVTARRIGIVGQNGSGKTTLLSIFMGFLKPDKGEVMINGLVPFKERDKLLKMFAPAFEKGHLPYGMKVRELVTLIGEIVGDEKDVEDLAGELGLLSFKDKKVYELSSGQGQLLWIFNALADRNRVPVLDEPFVHLDIHAYKRVARVLKERFDSYILTSHIPEDVELLTESVIVLEDGRVWWHGSLPEVESTYEVFVPAGAKVGLPKVLADFGNVVVCECPEELLESLMRDGSILGYKRAGVRLLYAKIRS